CATTACCCCTCTTGGGAACCTTGTGGAAGGAAGGAAGAGGGTAAGCTGAGAAGGAGAAGGGAAGCCGGACAGGAGTCCGAGTGACAAGCCAGAGGAGCTGCATCaggagagctgtgtgtgtgtgtgtgtgtgtgtgtgtgtgtgtgtgtgtgtgtgtgtgtgtgtgtgtgtgtgtgtgtgtgtgtgtgtgtgtgtgtgtgtgtgcgtgcgtgtgtgtacgcgtgtgtgtgtgtacacgtgtgcatgtgcgtgtctGTGTTTTACTCTAAATAAATACAGGCTGACCTCATCCGTGTACCACAATCACTGCCATTGagttatatctatatctatagataaAGATAAAGGGGCAAAAAGTGCAATCTGAAGCTACAGTACTTATTCATAAAGGATACACTGAGTATATATTAAGCAATATAAATTAACAaaccctttatttaaaaaaaaatgcccaacACTCCTCTAGGGGCATTTTTAATGTTAGACATTTTTTCATGACACAATTTTGGCAttcacaattgaaaaaaaatattctagacacaTACCAGtagatttgttatttattattgttctcCCTTACCTTTACCATTTCCTCATAAGTGAGGTGTAGAAAGTCAAACTCCTCTTTATGCTTATACCACTCTTTGATGTGGTCAAACCAAGAACCACcaaacactaaaaaaacaaaaacttgttatTTTGAGCTCTCAACGTTAACAGCTTTGACACAAGCAAGGAATTTAGTTTTATGGTTTATTACAAAAAGGAGCCCAATCGTACTACAGTTTACTCTCTTGTTACGTGCTCCATATAGATCCGTTTCTTACGTTCTTATTGGCACCCACAATATTATCAATGCACCCTGTCTTCTTTTGAAGAtcttttgttctttgcttgtattttataccaatgtggaatatgcagatatttcaaaggcAATGCTAAACAGTCCTAAAGGTTACTGTTCCCTTCTGATAACATATCACTTCCTGTGCTCAGATTCACTCTAATGGTGTTGCTACAATCAGGCAACGTGACCTATTGCATAGGAAGTGATTAGCTATCAGGAATAACCCATCTGATTTGTTATGATCTCCTACAGTGTAGTACTATACCCTGAAAGTTAAAACAAGCAGTTTTGTACTGTCcccttacattttttaatgatgtctgcaatcattctgagtgattcttatTGCAAATACTCAGCAGTATGTGCTGGGTACAGAAAAGCATTACCTTGGCCATGAAGAAACTTTTCCAGAAAATGGTCAAAGCTTGTTGGGGTTTCCAGATTTAGACAATAGTGGTGGAAATGGTAAAATGACACCGCTATATCCTTGGGGTTCCGTGCCACATATATAACCtgcacaaatatacattttagtcacctgtttttttttccaaaaaatgatttgtcataaaaaaaatacatagataaatagattttatttcaatgaggtttaaaataaaaacaaaacctatttATTTGTCAAGAAGACCACACTATAAAGTCACCAGTTCCCATTAATACAACtagcattttgttattttttaatgaaggATCCCAGATGCCTTAAAAGTAAGCATTTTTACCTTATTGGATCACCAATAATGCTAACCTTGCTGTAatgagagatctgtgctgactatcTGGCGCATGTATGGTTCtacaggaagagggcagcagcctcgtaagagccacctgtcagtcatggcagtgacacagagtgGTGGAGAAGTGGGTGTGTttgctttccctctctctgagtaactgagaggtgggccttgggggattgctcagcccataagtactgcgcttGGCTATGCATTCAGTTGGCCAAGAGAGGTATTACCCAGAGACGCTTGCTGAGTAGACGAGAGTGAACGAAATAGGCAAGCATGGCTGAAGAATACAGCCAGccttaaataaagaaaattataattaaaataaagtctTATGTACACAAGGGGGACTTGTGTAAATAAAAGGGAACCTTTGCCGCCCCAATGTATAGTGCAAAGCATAGGACAGAGACCCGAGCTGACTGACTTAGCGGCAGTGGAggcactgcgtaagcagcacctttattttgtagttttattactgtgtttgaTTTTCCCTTTGTCTTTCgctttctgttatttattatttcagagcacctGTGAATGCACCAGCATTTGATTGTGTACCGGTCTTGGTATTACTGTGGTCCTTTTACCATTGtcggtattcaggccacggaaaaaagtgccctctgcgggctaaaataaatcaaacgtTAAATAATAAAACGGCACcagtgtggtgttttcaattaaaccttctgtctcctgtgtatgtcagtgaattgcccaccacccttccacacttgCCTTATGAGTACCTGAGTAATTATAATGTTTTTGTAGATCATtctacaaaatactttttaaatgattacaaatgACACCTTGCTCTCTGAATTTGTCAGAAAGTAGACAATGAGCTCTGATATGTTACTGCATGAATCTCCCCTGTAAGTATCAATTTCACCTGACTCATCCATCAGATAAGTAGCGCAATAGTCTTTGCATATTCCCCTTACCAAATGAAGATAATCCTACTTCACCGCCCACTTTATGCCAAACTGCAAGTATCTGAGGTgcatttttaccatttaaaatacagtacaagtttGCACAGTAATGAACCAATGATGTATTGAAATAAAGACAGCAAATGTAAAGCActctttattttgatttgataaaACACATAATTGAGAGTAAAACAGAAACTGCTCAacattttctgtgattatttCATGAATTTCTATTTTCCTAAAACAACTTTTCCTTGCTAAATGTTAATTGCATTGTTCCCTTAATCTACTTAGAAACACTTAAAGATATATGTATTAAAGAATTTGCTATTTTACAGTAGCAATCAATTTCAAATGTCACTCCCTCATACCTTTCCTTTCTTTTTCCTCAAACCTTTTGGCATTAGATATTGAGGCAGGTGTGTGACATGCAAGCGTGGTGATGGCAGTGTTACTGGGTCTTGGTCTTTTCTTATAGGCAGTTGCACTTCCAACCAAGGAACAACACAAACTGTTAATTTGCTTTCTGGTCCTTCCAAATCATTGCTGTAATGCATTAATCCAAGAATATGCTGCATCCATATGGTTCCTGTAGTCGAATAAAGTGCTCTTAACTAGTAAGTCCCATGTTGACattctatttaaaatgcatatatacagCACATTATAGAGTGCCTTTTAATTTGTGATTGAGTGGTATATCCTTTCCTACACAATATACTAAAGATACAGTTTCTGCATACACATGCATAGATACTTAAATAGGCTacatacatgcatttaaaaacaaatatattatattttaactttaGTCTGGCATATCCAGTAGTAATAAAATCTGACACATCTTCGacaatttattttctcttaacaTACGAAAAATGTTGCATGGCCAAAGATTTGTGGGGAAGATAAGAAAGGCagcaacagaataaaaaaataaataaaataaaaaataaattccttaCCAGATTTTGGGTAAGTCACTGCAAACACGTCGCTGTCCCGAGTTTCAAAGTTCTCTAAAGTGTCCAAATATGATATGTGATGTAAATTGGAGATCAGGTTAAACCCTTTGTACTGGAAAAGACTGCAATCTACAGGGGTAGTATCTTCGGCCATGATGTCAACCCTGTGAGATCAAATAAGCACACTTTATGGATGGTTTTATAATGGATcaaggttgttttattttctgtgaggTGAGCAAGTGGGGTTGGGTCTCTGCCAGAATGAACTGCTATAGTAAATGTATAACAATTTAATGTAGGCCTATGCAcatttctaataaataacaagcatTAGTCACCCAGGTAGGCCTAATAGATACAATCACGTTGATCTTGTTCTTTCTTGaagaagcaaacaaaaaacaaaaaactgaaagacACTACTAGCAATGCTTCACAGTGGTTATGTTTACAATaacttttggcacccagaacaGAACTTTCTTCTcgaattttgatgtcatcataccgtcATCATACTATAGTTTTCTAGCTTCTGGAAATGTTAGGCCAGTACCAATTTGGTGCAATTAACTTCATTACATGGGACACCGTCACACCTGTTTGTTGTTGGTCGATCTACGATGAAAGTGTCCCCCAGGTATTCCATGCTATTGCATCTGTTCCCCTACCTAAAGTTACATGGATAAGCAATGCTGAGGAAATAATATCTGGATTTGAACTGGATTCACATGACTGTGGCTGTGCAGTGGATGGGAGCCACTTTCCTATCATTTGTCCACCTGGAAATTCTATGGAATATTACAACCAAAAgtgttattatttcattgttaCACAAGCCCTGGTTAATAATCGCTACcactttataaatattaattttatatagctGGGAACAGTCCATGACACCAGAGAGTTCAAAAATTAAATGATGTTCAGAAAGGGGCAGAATGGCCCATGATTCCTAGCACTCCCTAGGGTTATCAATAACATGATTCCTAGCACTCCCTAGGGTTATCAATAACATTATTTTTCCAGTAGTTGTTCCAGCAGATTCAGCTTACCCACTGCTGCACAGACCTACACTTCTATAAAGGTTGAACTTGTACAAGTTctagatcagagttattgaacatctttatattatcattagtagtaattgtacagttttagtcatagtatttttttctttttctttcgtGGTACCAGTAGTGGTCTGATTTGAAGCCTGGTACATCTCCAGCTGTCAGAAGACAGCTAGACAATAGCAGTATaggtgaactgatattttcaacaaaatggttttattgttatacatttacatatatacagcttactgcaatctcaattgtgtttctttacaaattccttctttgatcctttttgtttattaactttaagGAAGTGCaacattcataataataataataataataataataataataataataataataataataataatatgctgttGTTATTGTTAAGCACTACACATACCCGCCACCAGCCCACCAAAAAACACAGGCAAAGTCAAAACCATGTGCTACCACTCCTCACCTCCCCCACCTCGAACCCTGTTAATCTTTCTTGGCACATTGTACTCCTCAGATATGTCTTAAGACGCTGAAGGCAGCTAAATGATTGTTCAATGGAAGCAGTAGACACAGGCATTGTTAAGAGAACTTTCAGAATGGCACACATGATGGGGTATAGTTGGTGAGTGATTTTCACAGCAGAGGTGAGATCGTGTGCATTGATGCGCTCTTCCTTGACTGCTGCGTTGGGGACAGAGTGTGTGAGCGaaccaattgtatatggagcgggggagcggagaGGGGTAGTTGCTGGAGCGGAGCAGTCATTTCTAGTCCGCTCTTTCACAGCACTTAGAAGAACTGAGCACAATTTAAttattcttaaatacatgttcggccatggagCTTGctcaaaattttttttaaaaaggtgacaaataGAGATACAGtcactgtacagtactgcaaCAGTGGGGTCCCGAGGTGGGTGGGGAGATGTGCGGGGCCAGAGTGCAGACCAACCTGGAAGGATGCGCCCTGCGTATCAGGCCCGTGGTCGGCGTGCTGGAGTAAATGGGAGAACCCAGACTGTATTTCCCCTTCCAGCGAGGTTACCTGCGGTCAGGCTGGGGCCCCGCCCCCTCCCTTCTAGAATGTTCCAATCCCCAGACTGAGGCCCCTGGGCTGGGGGATTTCCATTTGGGGAAATTCCAGCCTGATGAGGTGTCTGTTCTGGATTGGCTGGAATgggcagcaaaggtcattcataatgatctagacaacattcagaactgggcaggcacatggcaaatgacatttaatagaagaaagtgtaaggtactacacgtaggtaataaaaatgtgcataataaatatcatattggagtgtgacagagatcaaatgacgcttggtgttagatctccctcacgatctgtgagggcactagataaagggaacagagtaccctggacaaaaaggcatgacactttattatTTCCATgggtggaagtcggccggctagaaaagggacggagctacggtacccgaactcaatgacccggatgggaaacggcgtggcatctgcggattggtgaagtggatgcgctcattaaccaagtGCCGTAGTAAAGTAAAACAGTGGCGtaataatctgttcctttgcaaatggctggatttgaccttgaaggaaatATCATGTATACtaaaaaccatgtttgttttgtgtttgttagatAGACACTACAGATAGACACTAGACCAGCATCAACcaggacatcactttcaccccagcatttcacggagaacggtaaattgcaccactagcatgtaatatcacttcactgtcttgtcttttgtgtttagtgttggtgtaaaaactggacttttggttatggGTCAAAGCCGGGGATTACAAttacgagtgatacacgccgctgtatcactccaacgTTTAATATTTACTGGCGTTTGCCTTtaggctctggacattatcattcattaaataaaacacccttgcacttgaaagcaattgtctgtgtgattattctgctctgcactgcactcacttgtattcactcaccactttgccacagggagatactgaaattgaaggaggaatctatgaaaaacacctaggagtttatgttgactcagaaatgtcttcatctagacaatgtggggaagctataaaaaggccaacaagatgctcagatatactgtgaaaagtgttgaatttaaatcaagggaagtaatgttaaaactttataatgcattagtaagacctcatctagaatactgtgtttagttctggtcaccttgctacaaaaaggatattgctgctctagaaagagtgcaaagaagagcaaccagaattcagaagagaaaataggaggcatttttttacacagagaattgtgagggtctggaaccaactccccagtaatgttgttgaagctgacaccctgggatccttcaagaagctgcttgatgagattctgggatcaataagctactaacaaccaaacaagcaagatttgatgaatggcctcctctcgtttgtaaactttcttatgttcttatgttcttagtctggttaaaataaataaaaaaagtagtgctggatattttacgTGCCGCGAGACTTTTATTCTCTCATACGTGATTCTCGGCcgctatctttaagcattatagaaactcagtacagtgcagtataagtaaacagttttgaaaaaaaaaaaatacaatattaagtaTATTTAGGTGTTCTTTTGCAAGCggtgactttcgctttaactcttaaaactctgCCCCATTTATTTTGGGCCGCCAGCGCACCAAAGGTAacacacatattactcaggcactgtaagagacacctacatggcttgtttaaaagtacagacttggCACTTTCCAAAGacattttcagtgtgtgtgtgcggagCTACAGTCCTTTTCCTAGCTAATACCTTATAGATTTGCTATTAATAATaagataaaatacattaattttaatatactCCATAGGTATTAtccctgtaataaatatatctttaaacTGAATCCCTTAGTTTCCAGTGTATGTACATTCTGTGGTCAAACAAAGGAGGATATATGTGATTTATTTGTAACCTGTGATTACACTGGACTTTTCTGGACTGatgtttcattgtttattttaagtaaaacctctcattttgttttatttgacataaATAATGTTATCTTTGGTTATGAAGAAAATGTCAGTAAGCTATCCAGTTTTGTTAACTGTATTACTTTATTGGGAAAGTTTCAAATTCATAAATCAAAATTTTCAAACAATAATCATTCCTTCAGGCTTTTCAAACAATCTATGATTACAATAGAGATGTATAGCGGTGACcaaacgtgatttttttttttttaaatatattcatatattctcatctctaccagaTAGTATgtctgatcctgttgcaacttacatagtATGGAAGGACAtatgatatgttacatgcatgcagcacaaactatccagtagttaaacatacataaatgaaaacagtgaaaaacaggcagaaatagggctgagtgtaaaatgttacaaaaaagaaatagagcgctggttaaaaagaaaagcacatttttcttctgctgcagcaaaaacttcatgtcaggcaatggcaaaagcaatacagtaaaatatatatcgttttttttttatatatatatgcaaaagtgcctttttttgccattccccccagcacacaaaaattaAATTCAAGCCCTCAAGTGTCTCAAACAGTAACTGTTAAGCTTACAAGTGAAGCAAATGAATATTCAGACATTCTAATTGTATATTGATGAAATTAAGACATCCCTATTTATGGTAACTTACAGACCATGGTACATAGATACATCTCATACAtacccatatttaaaaaaaaattgaattcacTTTTGATCTGATTACAATTAATTAGAACTCACAATTTGCCTAATAAAtgacattattataattatcattaaCTCTCATACACAAACTTTTTTATAATCACTTCAAcaagaataaaattaaacaaagctCACATGTAATATGCTTCATATATCTTCATTGATATATTTACCTTAGATGTCAATTACAGATATGGACTAAGATCCAGAGATACAGCTGTAGTCGGAGCCCGTCTCACGGATGACAGTGGTAAAGGTGGGTGGTTCTCTCGCTCTTGTCTGATCTACTCACTCTTATCTGTGTCTCTCGCCCCCTCGCGTCATTCTTGAGCACCTTGCTCAGGTGATTTTTTGGAAACCAAACCTGTTCCGGGGGCAGAGCGTATGCTTTGCTTCTGATTGGTTACTCGTCCTTTGCATAGGCGGGTCTAAAATGTTTAACGGAGCATTTGATTAATCTGATTATTTGACAAAAGACTGGGGGAAAGACTGGGAAGAATTCAGAGATATGTTGCTGTTGTATAGAGGCAGCGGCTGTATCGAACTACCGATATACCCCGcaggttattattaatatttagaaTTGTGCAAGATtcgtaaatataaaatatttacaagacTGTGAAAGACCGGGAAGAATTCAGATATAGTTTGCTGTTATAATTAACGTTACCATTTGAATTGCTGTTTGACCCACCGACTGACATGAAAGTAATGTGcaagattaatttaaaatattgtatagaattatataaaatattgtatcgATCTACCAAGTGAGAAAAGAGCAGGTCTGTCATATAGATCTTCACTGTAAACATTGTAATAATCATAAAAATGAGTACGGTCACATGGTAATTGAATGTTATGTACAGCACTGTCTCTTATACCATTCTAAAGTTAATTTTGTTACACCTTAGAGATATACATAATACAGTGAAACCAGGCGGAATTACCCGCATATGGAGTTAAAAAGGtaattccaattattattttcttaagggAGACTCAGCCAAGAAGGCAGCAATTCTGTACCATACAAGTTGTCTCCTGCAATAACAGCTGTATAATTATGTACACAACGTAATACTAACCAGtacaacaaatatgtaaatatacatttaaaaatcaaatacttaagtgaatataaatattttaaaatgtatattttaaattaaaaccccTTGTCCAATTCACTTTTCAGAGATCTTGCAGCCTGCAGAGTTACGCATGGCTTAACAATGAAGTGCCAGTTCTGCTGCTCTTTTTTGATGAGGAGCGAGAAGAAAAACATAGTGTTTCATTGGAATAAATCAGCTATCTAGCAGTACAAATAGCCAACTAGCTTGTTGCAGCGATCCCTCAAGGTCTCATCTGTACTGAATAACGTAGCTTACTATTCGTTTTTTTATTGACACCAGCAAGCTAGGCCAACGCAATAATGCAAAAAAGTTGTCTCGAACATTAATTTTATTACAAGAAGCATTATAATATTGTTATGTTATATGTTTGGGTAGAAACGTCAGccaaataaattaacaatacatTAATAAGTATTAATAATTGCTAATTACATTTGTACACAAACGCTATCTTGTCCATCTCCGGTTCCATTTTCACACTGTGtctttaaaacacaaagcttAATGGGACTGACGCAATGCTTGCTGGGTTATGAAGAGAGAATCTCTTCCGCAGAAGTGTACAATGCTTCTACACTTTGGAAACGCCCACTTGAAGGGCCCTTCGGAGGGAGCAGTTTTATGTTCACTACAGATGGTAACACCCCTTAAGATGGCCGCCATCCACTTCCACCCTTCGAAGTGCACTTCGTAGGGCGCATTTTCTTGGATTGGAACACAGCCCAACATTGCACTTCGGACAGACTGTAAACTACACATTTCAAGCGCTGACTAATGACAATTCCTTTCCTTGGCCGTAAGTGATGACGCTGAAGTGTGTTCCCATTGAATCTCTTTTACGCCCTACTTCCCTTCAAAGTGACCACTTCCAGAAGTGATCACTTTAAAGGGCGTAGGGGGCGAGGTTTTGGATTGGAACACAGCCTTGGTATCCAAAACCTCAACTGAGCGCAGCTCTTCTATCCTGGCCCGCCCCCTCTCACTTCTCAGATCCAGTTGGAGGAGACCTCTTGGCAACCTTTGCCCTCCACCTAATCAGCATCCTCTCCACCTGTCCATCACGGAAGTTCTCCAAGACTCCTGCCACCTCTTGAGGTCATTACAATATGCTAAGCCACATGGGCATTTCAGCATGCATATAACATGGTATTGCAGTTAATACAACCTTGagttgtacattttttatgtgtATGTGGATTGTTAAAATACTTTGTATTTCATATCGAACAATGTATGTATTTACCAGACTGGTGCTTTCCATATATTTTTTTCGTTAGCCAATTGCCACTAGGTGATGATTTGTACTTGGAAGATACTAGTGAGTCTCTTAAATTTCTACATCTTCTGAAGCAGAATCTCAGTAGGGTAGCAGATAGTGAAACAAGCTGAGGAACATTCTAATATTCTCCAGTGTttcaatatagtatttttttttatctcattggAGAAATAATTGTTTCATAATGAACgtcattttttcttcatttggttAATCATTGTTACTAAGTTCTTAAGTCTATTTGTCTTAATGTTTCCACTCTGTTATAAACcttttttaatattgtactgttgtgCCCTCTAGATCAAACGGTTCTGCATGTTTCATACTCTGATGTTTCACAGCAAATATGTTTTAAGCGTTGCCCATTAAAATTTGCCCATAAGATATATTAGAAATATGTTTTGGATGATCACTTTCCGCAAGGAGATTCGTATTTCTATCAGTTGCTTTTCTGAAAATAGAAGTATTTAGCGTGCCATGCGTACATTGTTCCAATACTCAAAATACTAAGTATTTTAACCATCCACATAAAGGTACAGTTCAAAGTTGTATTAATTGCAATACCACTCATGTTATATGCATGTTGAAATGCCCATGTGGCTTAGCATATATTGGACAAACAAAACGAAACTTACAAATTTGAATAGCAGCCGTTCGTAACAATAATTTGGATTATGCAATTGCCAGACACTACCAAACGATGAAACATGGCTCCAGTTCTAGTTTTAAAATGCCTTGGCTTGGAAAGAATGGTAGCACCTGAGAGAGGAGGACATGTGGTTAAACTATTGTTAAGTACTGTAATTGACATCTAAGTTAAATACATCAATGAAGATATATGATACACATATTACATgagctttatttaattttattcttgAAGTGATTATAAAAAGTTTGTGTAGAGATttaatgataattataataatgtcaTTTATTAGGCAAATTGTGAGTTCTAATTAATTGTAATCAgatcacttgcagttgtaccaagactccaattgaatgattgattagcagtcgagtcttggtacagctgcataaaagcagcatgttttcacccactcgcggttgggtgttcggtgagtggagaacgggataggagacggaggtaataattgtgatcatagGAATAGAAGtacaatatctgctcaccgtgttttgtttagtgttagtccatttgtcctgtttttgtccaaaatttattttgtaaactgtgCAGCAGTGCATCTATTTATCATTTTGTCTccctgtactgtgtgtttcttctggtctgacatccccagccgtctttgtgacaaacacctactttggtttaattattccaatcctgggttaaaaatatGTTTCCCTTTCAGGTTGGctttattacatgtatagatgtggtttaacaattaactaaaacatattgGATAGAGGCTGGTAGAAGGCTCGTAGAAAACTTGAAGCCTGCAATTATATATCCAATTATTCTTGGTTAAATTCAGTCTATGAAGAACATAGTCAAAATGTAACAGTCCCATTTGACCTATTCAATGCTTTAAACTGAATGTGACCCCTCTCTGTTTTTCAAA
The Polyodon spathula isolate WHYD16114869_AA chromosome 5, ASM1765450v1, whole genome shotgun sequence DNA segment above includes these coding regions:
- the LOC121316237 gene encoding amine sulfotransferase-like isoform X1; the protein is MEYLGDTFIVDRPTTNRVDIMAEDTTPVDCSLFQYKGFNLISNLHHISYLDTLENFETRDSDVFAVTYPKSGTIWMQHILGLMHYSNDLEGPESKLTVCVVPWLEVQLPIRKDQDPVTLPSPRLHVTHLPQYLMPKGLRKKKGKVIYVARNPKDIAVSFYHFHHYCLNLETPTSFDHFLEKFLHGQVFGGSWFDHIKEWYKHKEEFDFLHLTYEEMVKDLRAAVVKIANFLGKQIDDRTIETIVDKCTFKNMRCNPSANYQMVPKGILDHNKGIFMRKGKVGDWKTHFTVAQNERFDEVYQEKMKDVPLDFIWDIND
- the LOC121316237 gene encoding amine sulfotransferase-like isoform X2; protein product: MAEDTTPVDCSLFQYKGFNLISNLHHISYLDTLENFETRDSDVFAVTYPKSGTIWMQHILGLMHYSNDLEGPESKLTVCVVPWLEVQLPIRKDQDPVTLPSPRLHVTHLPQYLMPKGLRKKKGKVIYVARNPKDIAVSFYHFHHYCLNLETPTSFDHFLEKFLHGQVFGGSWFDHIKEWYKHKEEFDFLHLTYEEMVKDLRAAVVKIANFLGKQIDDRTIETIVDKCTFKNMRCNPSANYQMVPKGILDHNKGIFMRKGKVGDWKTHFTVAQNERFDEVYQEKMKDVPLDFIWDIND